In Pseudomonas alcaliphila JAB1, a single window of DNA contains:
- a CDS encoding OST-HTH/LOTUS domain-containing protein, which yields MRIHLSLSAEDYAQTQDGLRELVSLRNNLVHHFIDQHDLWTLGGCREAHEALAAAYARIDQHFERLRGWAEHMDQARRLAAEFVQPDTFRDLVIHDIAPADSVDWPAAGIVRALREASVELAVEGWTPVASAGRWITQRYPEQQPARYGCAGWRQVLARVAPVRTAPVRTELP from the coding sequence ATGCGGATCCACCTGAGCCTGTCCGCGGAAGACTACGCCCAGACCCAGGACGGCCTGAGGGAATTGGTGTCGCTGCGCAACAATCTGGTGCACCACTTCATCGACCAGCACGACCTGTGGACTTTGGGCGGATGTCGTGAAGCGCACGAGGCGCTGGCCGCCGCCTACGCTCGCATCGACCAGCACTTCGAGCGCCTCCGGGGCTGGGCCGAACACATGGACCAGGCCAGGCGCCTGGCGGCAGAGTTTGTTCAGCCCGATACCTTCCGTGACCTGGTGATCCATGACATCGCCCCGGCTGACTCGGTGGATTGGCCGGCGGCAGGCATCGTCCGCGCCCTGCGCGAGGCCTCGGTCGAACTGGCCGTGGAAGGCTGGACACCCGTTGCCAGCGCAGGACGATGGATCACACAACGGTATCCCGAGCAGCAGCCTGCCAGGTACGGCTGTGCCGGTTGGCGGCAGGTGCTTGCACGAGTCGCGCCTGTTCGAACCGCGCCTGTTCGAACTGAGCTACCGTGA
- a CDS encoding TIGR03761 family integrating conjugative element protein codes for MANERTEPLQLNLGSLRSAMSLTLHTHHASRIWHGRAPTEGRPGIIGLNGFIGAMNKMKRGAEQDDPYSDWWMLRIEDKLADTKTRLQTLREQVDQALADVPPALSLGENMNVQPVKLPLFVNAQLGFMAVYLLADYDDLARKLILAHHTALIDRSTLERWLNDGAHALRSLFSLAQQYRYSGTTRDDFAAKNAAARAALEKFGELPQDVLEGTRRSRFAPPIARRTTQPGTPTAAPAVEPDAPAPTGGAADGAAGDEGAGA; via the coding sequence ATGGCCAACGAACGCACAGAACCCCTGCAACTGAATCTCGGATCGCTGCGCAGCGCGATGTCGCTGACGCTGCACACGCACCACGCCTCGCGCATCTGGCACGGCCGTGCGCCGACCGAGGGGCGCCCCGGCATCATCGGTCTCAACGGCTTCATCGGCGCCATGAACAAGATGAAGCGCGGCGCCGAGCAGGACGACCCGTACTCGGACTGGTGGATGTTGCGGATCGAGGACAAGCTCGCCGACACCAAGACCCGTCTGCAGACCCTGCGCGAACAGGTGGACCAAGCCCTGGCCGACGTGCCACCGGCGCTGTCGCTGGGCGAAAACATGAACGTGCAGCCGGTGAAGCTGCCGCTGTTCGTGAATGCACAGCTCGGCTTCATGGCGGTGTATCTGCTGGCCGACTACGACGACCTGGCACGCAAACTCATCCTGGCGCACCACACGGCGCTGATCGACCGCAGCACCCTGGAGCGCTGGCTCAATGATGGCGCGCACGCGCTGCGCAGCCTGTTCTCGCTGGCCCAGCAGTACCGCTACTCGGGCACGACGCGCGATGACTTCGCGGCGAAGAACGCGGCGGCGCGAGCGGCGTTGGAGAAGTTCGGCGAGCTGCCGCAGGACGTGCTGGAAGGTACGCGCCGTTCGCGCTTCGCGCCACCGATCGCGCGGCGGACGACCCAGCCCGGCACGCCGACTGCTGCGCCTGCCGTCGAGCCCGATGCGCCGGCTCCCACGGGTGGCGCAGCCGATGGTGCGGCGGGCGATGAGGGTGCTGGCGCATGA
- a CDS encoding DUF3158 family protein, translating to MTASPPISHSTRFVALEQADFQRLEHAGYLKGLLQPFKGKGSLETWASQCASLRDDVIGLAQRRVLPQARAYPFSLLDVQLAQQATGAGTTFLRWRNHDRSSMGVALWEALLANPATPASLIDELYAMELQRIVLNMQISLTHSIARQALECASKAAQAEAAYLRRVHGHTAVVPPTPKESP from the coding sequence ATGACGGCATCGCCCCCCATCAGCCACTCCACGCGCTTCGTGGCGCTGGAACAGGCGGACTTCCAGCGGCTGGAACACGCAGGCTACCTAAAAGGCCTTTTACAGCCTTTTAAGGGTAAGGGGAGTCTGGAGACCTGGGCCAGCCAGTGCGCATCGCTGCGCGACGACGTGATTGGCCTGGCGCAGCGGCGCGTGCTGCCCCAGGCGCGCGCCTACCCCTTCAGCCTGCTCGACGTGCAACTGGCCCAGCAGGCCACTGGCGCAGGGACGACCTTCCTGCGCTGGCGCAACCACGACCGTTCCTCCATGGGCGTGGCGTTGTGGGAGGCCCTGCTGGCCAACCCCGCGACGCCGGCCTCGCTGATCGACGAGCTGTACGCGATGGAACTGCAGCGCATCGTGCTGAACATGCAGATCAGCCTGACCCACAGCATCGCTCGCCAAGCCCTGGAATGCGCCAGCAAGGCCGCCCAGGCCGAAGCGGCTTACCTGCGGCGTGTCCACGGGCATACCGCAGTCGTTCCACCCACCCCCAAGGAGTCACCATGA
- a CDS encoding single-stranded DNA-binding protein produces the protein MSTHFVGEGNIGSAPDYREFPNGNDEPRRLLRLNVYFDNPVPKKDGEYEDRGGFWAPVELWHRDAEHWKTLYQKGMRVLVEGRTVRDEWEDADENERVTFKVEARRVGILPYRIESVALSTKPAGGQ, from the coding sequence ATGAGCACGCACTTTGTCGGCGAGGGCAACATCGGTTCTGCGCCGGACTACCGCGAATTCCCGAACGGCAACGACGAGCCGCGCCGGCTGCTGCGCCTGAACGTCTACTTCGACAACCCGGTGCCGAAAAAGGACGGCGAGTACGAAGATCGCGGCGGCTTCTGGGCGCCCGTGGAGCTGTGGCACCGCGACGCCGAGCACTGGAAGACGCTGTACCAGAAAGGTATGCGGGTGCTGGTCGAGGGCCGCACCGTGCGCGACGAATGGGAGGACGCCGACGAGAACGAGCGCGTGACGTTCAAGGTCGAGGCGCGGCGCGTGGGCATCCTGCCGTACCGCATCGAGTCGGTGGCGCTCAGCACCAAGCCGGCCGGCGGACAGTAA
- a CDS encoding DNA topoisomerase III, translated as MRVFLCEKPSQGKDIARVLGAVQRGNGCYSGAGVVVTWCIGHLVEAVPPEGYGEQYKRWAMEHLPILPERWRVEPKAATAAQFKIVQQLVAKAGELVIATDADREGEMIAREIIDLCGYRGPIQRLWLSALNDASIRKALSTLKPSAETLPLYFSALARSRADWLIGMNLSRLFTLLGRQAGYTGVLSVGRVQTPTLKLVVDRDREIARFVSMPYWAVDVLLSHAGQSFTASWIPPEGSTDAAGRCLQQPVAQQAADRIRAARDAQVVSVDTERVREAPPLPFDLGTLQEVCSKQLGLDVQETLDIAQALYETHKATTYPRSDSGYLPESMLAEVPTVLDSLVKTDPSLRPLIERLDRQQRSRAWNDGKVSAHHGIIPTLEPANLSAMNEKELAVYRLIRAHYLAQFLPHHEFDRTVAQFSCGSQSLAAVGKQIAVIGWREVLATPGPDDAGGEDAQRSQVLPALHAGLSCPVGKVDLKALKTLPPKPYTQGELIKAMKTVAKFVTDPRLKQKLRDTTGIGTEATRANIISGLLARGYLLKKGRAIRASDAAFTLIDAVPAAIANPGTTAVWEQALDMIEAGQMTLDTFIAKQSVWVGQLVQQYRGATLSLKLPPAPACPRCGAPMQQRTGKSGAFWSCSRYPNCKGTLPIESSAGRRSAPRKRRAASKAS; from the coding sequence ATGCGCGTGTTCCTGTGCGAGAAGCCCTCCCAGGGCAAGGACATCGCCCGTGTGCTGGGTGCCGTTCAACGCGGCAACGGCTGCTACAGCGGCGCGGGTGTCGTCGTGACCTGGTGCATCGGTCATCTGGTCGAGGCGGTTCCGCCCGAAGGCTACGGCGAGCAGTACAAGCGCTGGGCTATGGAGCACCTGCCCATTCTTCCCGAGCGCTGGCGTGTCGAGCCCAAGGCGGCGACCGCTGCGCAGTTCAAGATCGTGCAGCAGCTCGTCGCCAAGGCGGGCGAGCTGGTGATCGCGACCGACGCCGACCGCGAAGGTGAGATGATCGCCCGCGAAATCATCGATCTGTGTGGCTACCGCGGACCGATCCAGCGGTTGTGGCTTTCGGCGCTCAACGATGCATCGATCCGCAAGGCCCTGAGCACGCTCAAGCCGTCCGCCGAAACGCTGCCGCTGTACTTCTCCGCACTCGCCCGATCGCGCGCCGACTGGCTGATCGGGATGAACTTGAGCCGCTTGTTCACACTGCTGGGGCGTCAGGCCGGCTATACGGGCGTGCTGTCGGTGGGGCGCGTGCAGACGCCGACGCTGAAGTTGGTCGTGGATCGTGATCGCGAGATCGCGCGATTCGTCTCCATGCCGTATTGGGCCGTGGATGTGCTGCTATCCCATGCCGGCCAATCCTTCACCGCGAGCTGGATACCGCCTGAAGGCAGCACGGATGCAGCGGGTCGCTGCCTTCAGCAGCCGGTGGCGCAGCAGGCTGCGGATCGCATTCGCGCGGCACGCGATGCGCAGGTCGTGTCAGTGGACACCGAGCGCGTGCGCGAGGCACCGCCGCTGCCGTTCGACCTGGGCACGCTGCAGGAGGTGTGCTCCAAGCAGTTGGGCCTCGACGTGCAGGAGACGCTGGACATTGCCCAGGCGCTGTACGAGACGCACAAGGCGACAACGTATCCGCGCTCGGATTCGGGCTACCTGCCCGAGAGCATGCTGGCCGAGGTGCCGACCGTACTCGACAGTCTGGTCAAGACCGACCCCAGCCTGCGGCCGCTGATCGAGCGCCTGGATCGCCAACAGCGCTCGCGTGCATGGAACGACGGCAAGGTGTCGGCTCACCACGGCATCATCCCGACGCTGGAGCCCGCCAACCTGTCGGCCATGAACGAGAAGGAACTGGCCGTCTACCGGCTGATCCGCGCCCATTACCTCGCGCAGTTCCTCCCGCACCATGAGTTCGACCGGACGGTAGCGCAGTTCTCGTGCGGCAGTCAGTCGCTGGCGGCCGTGGGCAAGCAGATTGCCGTCATCGGCTGGCGTGAGGTGCTGGCGACGCCGGGGCCGGACGATGCCGGTGGCGAGGATGCGCAGCGCAGCCAGGTGCTGCCCGCCCTGCATGCGGGCCTGTCCTGCCCGGTCGGAAAGGTGGATCTCAAGGCGCTGAAGACGCTGCCGCCCAAACCCTACACGCAGGGCGAGCTGATCAAGGCCATGAAGACCGTCGCCAAGTTCGTGACCGACCCGCGCCTGAAACAGAAGCTGCGAGATACCACCGGCATCGGCACCGAGGCGACACGCGCCAACATCATCAGCGGGTTGCTGGCCCGCGGTTATCTCTTGAAGAAGGGCCGCGCCATCCGCGCGTCGGATGCGGCCTTTACATTGATCGACGCCGTGCCGGCGGCCATCGCCAATCCGGGCACGACAGCGGTATGGGAGCAGGCGCTGGACATGATCGAGGCTGGCCAGATGACGCTGGACACCTTTATCGCCAAGCAGTCCGTCTGGGTCGGCCAGCTCGTGCAGCAGTACCGCGGCGCAACGCTCTCGCTCAAGCTGCCGCCGGCGCCGGCCTGCCCGCGGTGCGGCGCACCGATGCAGCAGCGCACGGGCAAGAGCGGCGCGTTCTGGTCCTGCTCGCGCTACCCGAACTGCAAGGGCACGTTGCCGATCGAGTCCTCGGCGGGCCGGCGCAGCGCACCGCGCAAGCGGCGTGCTGCCTCCAAGGCGTCCTGA
- a CDS encoding STY4534 family ICE replication protein gives MTTSTEKSYFDLHITGLGYLNRIRDVKPKKGDAFLACDIAALNGPSEKPEYRRFDVRVSGSEAQHLIRRCEEAVKAERKVLIGFRLGDLWTDIFTYTKGKNEGKPGVSLKARLLFVSWIKIDGEMVYEAEPKTTDDAASEDAPAPSSASAAQDAPVSEAAINDDADAPAEAPALADSF, from the coding sequence ATGACCACTTCCACCGAAAAGTCCTACTTCGATCTGCACATCACCGGCCTCGGGTACCTCAACCGCATCCGCGACGTGAAGCCCAAGAAAGGCGATGCGTTCCTGGCCTGCGACATCGCGGCGCTCAACGGTCCCAGCGAAAAACCGGAATACCGCCGTTTCGACGTGCGCGTATCCGGCAGTGAGGCGCAGCACCTGATCCGTCGTTGCGAGGAGGCCGTCAAGGCCGAACGCAAGGTGCTGATCGGGTTCCGCCTGGGCGACCTGTGGACCGACATCTTCACCTACACCAAGGGGAAGAATGAAGGAAAGCCGGGCGTCAGCCTGAAGGCCCGCCTGCTCTTCGTGAGCTGGATCAAGATCGATGGCGAGATGGTCTACGAGGCCGAGCCCAAGACGACCGATGACGCGGCGAGCGAGGATGCACCAGCACCCTCCAGCGCGTCGGCAGCCCAGGATGCGCCCGTATCCGAAGCCGCCATCAATGACGACGCTGATGCACCTGCTGAGGCGCCGGCCCTGGCCGATTCGTTCTGA
- a CDS encoding DUF3275 family protein — protein MITVPGQLAIKTIHGRNGDFNVGRLATSIGEFVIKNAELDQYAEGKYDGDFIITEIRPSTYNTSGRMVIEIRAHLGGMTLSSIDPLSRDEARRLSPQEVDPIDEEAQTPVPVAAPAPAKAKGRKTRDPLVDTTPFGTEKAAKPSSVASADEDDTALFGALWPLGDIVKLDPTVDRRVLRQQRDRLGALGYSFAPLSQDWHLASA, from the coding sequence ATGATCACTGTTCCAGGCCAGTTGGCCATCAAGACCATCCACGGTCGCAACGGCGACTTCAACGTCGGCCGCCTGGCGACTTCCATCGGCGAGTTCGTCATCAAAAATGCCGAACTCGACCAGTACGCCGAAGGCAAGTACGACGGCGACTTCATCATCACCGAGATCCGGCCCTCCACCTACAACACCAGTGGGCGGATGGTGATCGAGATTCGCGCCCACCTGGGCGGTATGACCTTGTCCAGCATCGATCCCCTGAGCCGTGACGAAGCCCGCCGGCTGAGTCCGCAGGAAGTCGATCCGATCGACGAAGAGGCGCAGACACCTGTGCCTGTCGCAGCCCCGGCACCTGCCAAGGCGAAGGGTCGCAAGACCCGCGATCCGCTGGTCGATACCACGCCGTTCGGCACCGAGAAAGCGGCCAAGCCGTCTTCCGTGGCCTCGGCCGATGAAGACGACACCGCACTGTTCGGAGCGCTATGGCCGCTGGGCGACATCGTCAAGCTCGATCCGACTGTGGATCGTCGTGTCCTGCGTCAGCAGCGCGACCGCCTCGGAGCGCTGGGTTATTCGTTCGCCCCGCTGTCCCAGGACTGGCACCTCGCCAGCGCCTGA